Part of the Thauera sedimentorum genome, AGGTCTTCCACGCGCTGGGCGTCAAGCCGGTGTGGGACCGCTTCGGGCGCATCTCCGACGTCGAGGTGATCCCGCGTGCCGAACTCGGCCGCCCGCGGGTGGATGTGGTGGTGTCGGCCACCGGCCTGTACCGCGACCACTTCCCCAATGTCATGCTGCACATCGCGCGCGCGGTGGAGAAGGTCGCCGCGCTCGACGAGCCCGACAACGCGGTGCGCGCCAACACCCTGGCGCTGGAGAGCGGCCTGTTGGCGCAGGGCTTCCCCGCCGCCGACGCGCGCCTGCACGCGCTGACCCGCATCTTCTCCAGCGAGAGCGGGGCCTACGGCACCGGCCTGGACGACGCCACGCTCGCCACCGACACCTGGGAGGCCGAAGGCAAGCTCGCCGAGCTCTACCTCGCGCGCATGCAGTTCGCCTACGGGCCGGACGAGGCGCACTGGGGCGAGAAGGTCGCGCGGCCGGACGGCGCGGCGGGCTTCAACCTCTATGCCGAGCACCTCAAGGGCACCGAGGCCGCGGTGCTGGCGCGCTCGTCCAACCTCTACGGCATGCTCACCACCGACGACCCCTTCCAGTACCTCGGCGGCATCGGCCTGGCGGTGCGCCACCTGGGCGGCGAGACGCCGGGGCTGTACATCAGCAACCTGCGCGACCCGGCCAACGGCAAGGTCGAGCCGGCGGAGCGCTTCCTTGCCGCCGAGCTGCGCGCGCGCTACTTCCACCCGCAGTGGATCGAGGCCATGCAGCAGGAAGGCTATGCCGGCACGATCAACGTGCTGGACACGGTGAACAACTTCTGGGGGTGGACCGCGGTGGCGCCCGAGATCGTGCGCGACGACCAGTGGCAGGGCTTCTTCGACGTCTATGTCGAGGACAAGCTCGACCTCGGCATGAACGAGTGGTTCGAGCGCCACAACCCCACCGCCCGGGCGCAGATCGCCGACCGCATGCTCGAAGCCGCGCGCAAGGAGTACTGGCAGACCGACGAGGCCACCCTGCGCCGGCTGGTCGAAGTCTATGCCGACGCCGTCGAGCGCCTGGACTACCAGCCCGCCAGCAGCAAGGTGGACGAGTACGTCAACGCGCTCGCCGCGGGCTTCGGCCTCAATCTCGCCGCCGGTGCACCGCAGGCCGATGCGGCCGGGGCCGCGGCCGGCGAGACCGTAACCGGCCAGGTGCTGGAGAAGCAGCCTGCGCCCCAGGCCGAGGTGGCGCCCGCCCCGTGGGCGGAGCTGCTGCTCGCCGCGCTGACCCTGCTCGCCCTGGTGGCCGGTGGTCTGCAGCAGGCCCGCCGCCGGGCGGCGCCGGCGCTGCGGCCGGCGTCCTGATCCCCGATCCGTTTTCAACAGGAGGAATGCAATCCATGTCGCACTTCATCGAATCGTCCATGTACGGGCTCAGCCAGCTCTTCATGCTGCCGGTGCTGCTGTTCGTCGCCCTGATGTTCTTCTACGCCTTCCACGCGCTGGGCAGCTTCATCATGGAAGCACACCAGCGCCGCCGCAACGACCCGCGCGCCTTCGTGCTGCGGGAGGCGCTGCACGCTGACCCGGCGCTGGCGGTCACCGACCTGGAAGCCATCGCGGTGCGCCGCCTCGAGATGCTGCGCATCGCCACCCGCGTCGGGCCGATGCTCGGCCTGGTGGCGACCATGATCCCGATGGGGCCGGCGCTGATGGCACTGGCCGACGGCAATCTGCAGGACGTCAGCCGCAACCTCACCGTCGCCTTCTCGGCGGTGATCCTGGCGCTGATCGCCTCGGCCATCACCTACTGCGTGGTCAGCGTGCGCCGGCGTTGGCTGGCCACCGAACTGGCGGAAATCGAGAAGCATGGTGGGCGGGCGCACGCGCTGCCGGCGGTCAATGACGATCCGGTCGCGCCGTTGGCCGCGGAGGGCGTGCAATGAGCCTGCGCCTGATGGACGACCTCGAGGCCGACGATCCGGTGCTGTCGGTGGTCAACCTGATCGACGTCTTTCTGGTCATCATCGCCGCGCTGCTGCTGGCGATCGCCAACAACCCGATGAACCCGTTCACGCAGGAAGACGTGACCATCATCAAGAACCCCGGCAAGCCGAACATGGAGATGGTCGTCAAGAAAGGCGAGGTCATCGAGCACTACCAGGCCAGTGGCGAGATCGGCACTGGCGAAGGCGCGCGCGCCGGCGTGGCCTATCGCATGAAGGACGGCTCCTTCGTGTATGTGCCGGAAGGTGGCAGCTAGGGCGTGTTCGCATTAGCCGCGCGGATCGCGTGGGGCAGCGAACCCGCCCCGGCGGGCTGTCATGGCCCCGCCGGGGCGGCGCGGACCACCGCGGCGGCGCGCGCTACAGCACGCCCAGAAAGGCTTCCAGGGCGTCGAGTTCGGCCTGGTCCAGCTGCAGGGGCTGGAGTAGCTCCGAGGTCTGCGGGAACAGCGGGTCGCGCGCCTGCTCGTCGTTGGCCGGCTTGGGCCGCGGCATGCCGGCGTTGTACATGTTGAGCACGCCGCGCAGCGCCGGGAAGCGGCCGTTGTGCATCCACGGACCGGTGTGCGCCACCTGGCGCAGCGTGGGCGTGCGGAAGCGGCCGACGTCGGCGGGTTCGCCGGTCACCGCGTAGCGGCCGAGGTCCTCGTACTTGCGCCCGTACCAGGTCAGCCCGAGGTTGTGGAAGCGCCCGTCGCTGAGCAGGGCGCCGTCGTGGCAGCTCATGCAGCGCGCCTTGGTGCGGAACAGGTGCAGGCCGAGCAGTTCGCGGTCGTCGAGCGCGTCGCGCTGACCGGCCAGGAAGCGGTCGAAGCGCGTTTCGGGCGGCAGCAGTGTGCGCTGGTAGGCCGCCAGCGCGGCGGCGACGCGCGCGAGGCTGACCGCCGGCTGGTCGGCCGTGGCGGGCTCGTCGCCGAAGGCGCGGGCGAAAGCCGCCGGGTAGTCGTCGAGCGCGGCGAGCTTGGCCGGCAGTTCGTCGAGCGGCATCGCCATCTCGTCCGGGTGGGCGATCGGGCCGGTGGCCTGCGCTTCCAGCGTGGGCGCGCGGCCGTCCCAGAACAGTGAGGAGGCATGGCCGGCACCCAGCACGGTGGGTGTGTTGCGCGTGCCCAGCCGGCCCTCGTGGCCGGACGATACCGCCTGGGTGTCGGCGAAGCCGTGGGTGGGGCGGTGGCAGCTGATACAGGCCAGCATGTCGGAGCGCGACAGCCGCGGGTCGTTGAACAGCCGTTCGCCGAGCGCCACCAGCGCGGCCGGCTGGTCGGGTCGTGGGAGTGTCGGCACCGGGGCCATCTCGCGCCAGTCGGGGCGGTCTACGCCCTCGGGGCGCGGCCAGTCGGCGATCTCGCGGTGGTAGGCGGCGCGCAGGCAGGCGGCGTCCCAGCCACCGGCGGTGGCGCACGGCGGCGCGGGGGCTACGGCGTGGGCGCACAGCGCCGCGGACAGGGCGGCGAGGGCGAGCAAGGCTGGGCGGCGGGCGCGCGTGGGGCGGGCCGGGAAGCTCGGTGGGTTCATGTGCAAGGTCATCCGGTCGGGGAGAGGGGCGCCGCCCGGCGGAATGCCGGGCGGGGCGGATCAGAAGCGGTAGCCGAACTCGACCCAGAACTGGCGGCCCTTCTCGTAGACGATGCCGCTGCTGCTGTCCTCGATCTCGTTGGTCCGGTCGAGCACGTTGTCGATCGACAGGGCGACGAAGGCTTCCTGTCCGCTGGCGACCGGGATGGCGTAGTTGATGCGCATGTCCCAGGTGACCGCCGGGCGGAAGGTGGTGAGTTCGTAGTTGTCGGCGACCATGCCGCCGCAGTCGGCAGTGCCCTGGCGGACGAACTTCCGGTAGCTGTCGCGGTAGCGGAACAGGTTGCCGATGGTCAGGCGCTGGGCGGGCAGCTCGGTGATGATGTTCAGGCGCGCGGTGACCGGGCGGTTGTAGTTGTCGGCCGGGCGTTCGTTCCAGGCCATGCAGCTGCCGTCGTAGCGGATCGGTTCCTGCTCCTCGGATTCGGTGACGAGTTCCTCGTAGTCGGCGTGCGAGGTCTGCACGTCGGTGTAGTCGATGCCTAAGGACAGCGTGTTCCAGCTCGGGCCCAGGCGCAGCGGGCGTTCGGTCTCGATGGTGAAGGCGGCGGTGCGCGCCGCGCTGCGGCCTTCGTTGGCGAACACGTTGCCGCCGTCGGGATGCGGGCGGCGGATCACCTGGTCGTGGTCCTCGCGCTTGACGAGCTTCAAGCCCCAGCGCGCACCCAGCCAGCGTTGGCTGAGGGCGACGACCTGTTCGTCGCTGTAGGGCGTCTTCAGGCCGTCGAGGTTCTCGCGGTAGTTGCGCCAGCTGGTGGCCGGGGTGTAGTTCCACTCGCTCAGCACGCCACCGCTCAGGCTGCGCGTGCCGCTGCTCTGTAGCGCAAGCACGTGCTGCTTGGTGTAGTGGCTCATGAAGTTGTGGCTGTAATAGCGGTTTGCGCCCAGCTCGACCCGGGTGGCGTCGTTGCCGAACACGTCCCAGAACAGCGCGGTGCGCGGCGAGACGGTGGACTCCGGGGTGAGATCGTCCTTCTGGTAGCGGGCACCCAGGCGCAGGCGCAGGCGCTCCCATTCGAGCTCGTACTGGCCGAACAGGCTCAGCATGGTGTTGTCGAGCTCGAACTCACCGGCGCTGTAGCGGGTGACGCGATCGAAATACTGGCCGGGCCAGCCGTTCCAGGTCGGGCTCAGCGAGCAGCCCTCGGCGTCGGTGCCGCCGCCCGCGGTGGCGCAGGTGGTGGTCGATGCCGTCCGCAGGTACATCATCGCGTCTTCAAGGCGGTGGAAGGTTCTCTCCTGGCGGGTGAACTCCAGGCCGGTCTGGAAGCTGTGCGTGGTGTTCGCCAGCTGCAGCGGCAGCCAGTCCGCCTTGATCTGGTAGCTCGCGGTGTGCTGGGTCTGCTCGATGTCGCCGTACTGCCCTTCGCCGCTGTTCCAGGCGGTGGCGCTGGAGCGATAGCCCCAGTTCTTGTCGCCCGCCGAATAGCGCCAGTTGCCGTACCAGTTCTGGCCGGCGTCGCGCGAGCTCTCGTACTCGTTCCAGGTCAGGCGGTGGGAGACCAGCACCTTGTCATGCCGGTGGGAGAGCCCGAGGTTGACCCCCTGGCCGCCCTGCTCGATGTCGAACCACGAGTTCTTCGCGTTGTTGATGAAATGGCGGTCGCGCTGCGGCGCGTGGAACACCGAGAGGTCCGCCTTCACCGTCGGCGTCAGGGTCCAGAAGCCGCGCAGGAAGTAGTTCTCGCTGAGGCGCTCCTCGGTCTTCTCGCTGTCGTCGTTGGCGCTGACCCTGCCGCCTGCATAGCCGCGCAGGGGAATCTCCGAGGTCTTGCGCACATAGCTGGCGATCAGCCCGAGGTTCTCGGTCGGGCGGCCCTGCAGGGCGACGCGGTAGGTGCGCTTGTCGAACTCGGGCGCGCTGGTGTCGGAGGTGGATTCCGCATAGGCCTGCTCCTGGGCCTCGTTCAGGTGGTAGCGCATCCAGTCGGAACGCGCGATCTCCATCGACACGCTGCCGCCGAAGCTGCGGGTAGGCTCGCAGGTGTCGGCGGAGATCACCCCGCCGCTGAAGTGACCGAACTCGGCCGGAACGTTGGCGTCGCGCACGGTGATCCTGCACAGCAGGCTGGTGTCGATC contains:
- a CDS encoding MotA/TolQ/ExbB proton channel family protein, which encodes MSHFIESSMYGLSQLFMLPVLLFVALMFFYAFHALGSFIMEAHQRRRNDPRAFVLREALHADPALAVTDLEAIAVRRLEMLRIATRVGPMLGLVATMIPMGPALMALADGNLQDVSRNLTVAFSAVILALIASAITYCVVSVRRRWLATELAEIEKHGGRAHALPAVNDDPVAPLAAEGVQ
- a CDS encoding cytochrome-c peroxidase, encoding MNPPSFPARPTRARRPALLALAALSAALCAHAVAPAPPCATAGGWDAACLRAAYHREIADWPRPEGVDRPDWREMAPVPTLPRPDQPAALVALGERLFNDPRLSRSDMLACISCHRPTHGFADTQAVSSGHEGRLGTRNTPTVLGAGHASSLFWDGRAPTLEAQATGPIAHPDEMAMPLDELPAKLAALDDYPAAFARAFGDEPATADQPAVSLARVAAALAAYQRTLLPPETRFDRFLAGQRDALDDRELLGLHLFRTKARCMSCHDGALLSDGRFHNLGLTWYGRKYEDLGRYAVTGEPADVGRFRTPTLRQVAHTGPWMHNGRFPALRGVLNMYNAGMPRPKPANDEQARDPLFPQTSELLQPLQLDQAELDALEAFLGVL
- a CDS encoding TonB-dependent receptor, with product MTRPTRPTRPTVAVRRLARALAAITPAIATIHAPASLAQAAAVRDYAIPAGTLSSTLTRFAAEAGVALSVDAALLEGRQSAGLQGRYGLADGFARLLHGSGLGFRIQDGLVLIVHADEAARQGRPAALLPEVQVLDRPDSLGTSVIDRRRLDALTTGNGDITSALRVLPNIQYDINQYEAGRQGEIAPAEVSIHGAKTYDNAFLFDGMSFSNNLDPIQTNPNNAAQPSSSSQGLAIDTSLLCRITVRDANVPAEFGHFSGGVISADTCEPTRSFGGSVSMEIARSDWMRYHLNEAQEQAYAESTSDTSAPEFDKRTYRVALQGRPTENLGLIASYVRKTSEIPLRGYAGGRVSANDDSEKTEERLSENYFLRGFWTLTPTVKADLSVFHAPQRDRHFINNAKNSWFDIEQGGQGVNLGLSHRHDKVLVSHRLTWNEYESSRDAGQNWYGNWRYSAGDKNWGYRSSATAWNSGEGQYGDIEQTQHTASYQIKADWLPLQLANTTHSFQTGLEFTRQERTFHRLEDAMMYLRTASTTTCATAGGGTDAEGCSLSPTWNGWPGQYFDRVTRYSAGEFELDNTMLSLFGQYELEWERLRLRLGARYQKDDLTPESTVSPRTALFWDVFGNDATRVELGANRYYSHNFMSHYTKQHVLALQSSGTRSLSGGVLSEWNYTPATSWRNYRENLDGLKTPYSDEQVVALSQRWLGARWGLKLVKREDHDQVIRRPHPDGGNVFANEGRSAARTAAFTIETERPLRLGPSWNTLSLGIDYTDVQTSHADYEELVTESEEQEPIRYDGSCMAWNERPADNYNRPVTARLNIITELPAQRLTIGNLFRYRDSYRKFVRQGTADCGGMVADNYELTTFRPAVTWDMRINYAIPVASGQEAFVALSIDNVLDRTNEIEDSSSGIVYEKGRQFWVEFGYRF
- a CDS encoding DUF2149 domain-containing protein; translation: MSLRLMDDLEADDPVLSVVNLIDVFLVIIAALLLAIANNPMNPFTQEDVTIIKNPGKPNMEMVVKKGEVIEHYQASGEIGTGEGARAGVAYRMKDGSFVYVPEGGS